Below is a genomic region from Amycolatopsis sp. 195334CR.
TGCCTTCCCGGTAGAACACGTATCCGCCGTGGTGCAGCACGTCGCCGTCGAACTCGCCGTCGGCGGCGAAGCCGGTGTCGTCCTGGTAGTCGATGTGCGTGCCGTCGATCTGGTAGGCACCGGTGTAGGCGCTGGCGCGCCGGCCGCGTGCTTCGTCGTAACGGCCGTCGGGGCGGAGTTCCTGGCGGATGTGGTTGTCGGCGGTGACCCACAGGCCGACGTAGTCGTTTTCCATCACGGGAACGAGCATCACCCGCGGCCGCGACGGGGACCAGGTCGTGGCGCACCCTGGGTGGGC
It encodes:
- a CDS encoding Atu4866 domain-containing protein — encoded protein: MENDYVGLWVTADNHIRQELRPDGRYDEARGRRASAYTGAYQIDGTHIDYQDDTGFAADGEFDGDVLHHGGYVFYREGSLAHRSAIAGRP